A stretch of the Arachis stenosperma cultivar V10309 chromosome 6, arast.V10309.gnm1.PFL2, whole genome shotgun sequence genome encodes the following:
- the LOC130933843 gene encoding peroxidase 9-like, with translation MRIAASLLRLHFHDCFVQGCDASILLDDSPAIVSEKNSGSNKNSVRGFEVIDEIKAKLEEACPQTLSCADILTLSILALAAKGSTILSGGPNWELPLGRRDSRTACLIGSNNIPPPNATIQNLITFFKRQGLDEVDLVALRGAHTIGVARCATFKQRLYNQNGKKEADVSIERTFYFGLKTVCPRSGGDNNISPLDFGSPRMFDNTYFKFILQGRGLLNSDQVLLSGGVIKTQELVKKYAQDEAFFFQQFAMSMIKLGNLRPITGFNGQVRKNCRRVN, from the exons ATGAGAATTGCTGCTTCTCTTCTTAGACTTCACTTCCATGATTGCTTTGTCCAG GGCTGTGATGCTTCGATTTTGCTGGACGATAGCCCTGCAATAGTAAGCGAAAAAAACTCTGGCTCGAACAAGAATTCCGTCCGAGGTTTTGAAGTGATCGACGAGATCAAGGCTAAGTTGGAAGAAGCATGCCCTCAGACTCTGTCTTGTGCAGACATTCTT ACTCTTTCAATTCTTGCTCTTGCAGCAAAAGGCTCCACTATTCTT AGTGGAGGGCCTAACTGGGAGCTACCATTAGGGAGGAGAGACTCGAGAACAGCATGTTTAATTGGTTCAAACAACATTCCACCACCAAATGCTACCATTCAAAATCTAATAACATTTTTCAAGCGTCAAGGCCTTGATGAAGTTGACCTTGTTGCCCTCAG aggtGCACATACAATTGGGGTGGCAAGGTGTGCAACATTCAAGCAAAGACTATACAaccaaaatggaaagaaagaaGCAGACGTGTCAATAGAAAGAACATTCTACTTTGGTCTCAAAACAGTGTGTCCAAGATCAGGTGGTGACAACAACATTTCCCCATTGGACTTTGGTTCTCCCAGGATGTTTGATAACACTTACTTCAAGTTCATTCTTCAAGGAAGAGGCTTACTCAATTCTGATCAAGTTCTTCTCTCTGGTGGTGTCATCAAGACTCAAGAACTTGTCAAGAAATATGCTCAAGATGAGGCTTTCTTCTTCCAACAATTTGCTATGTCTATGATCAAATTGGGAAACCTTCGACCCATTACCGGTTTTAACGGCCAAGTTAGAAAGAATTGTCGCCgagttaattaa
- the LOC130932571 gene encoding uncharacterized protein LOC130932571 isoform X1 — translation MSACPLYGSIIKPPSSSTTLSLLLRNPPLSCNFPTLILRNRNSIFALHSYDAISTQNAIRFDVQDSTATDSAEVVVEPAEAPPSDSVVAAAKPQEKLTKLRKKKVLFQEDDDTIDNRFKLRNGREVFEEKAYLVGVERKGDNEDVFGIEESLRELEQLADTAGLMVVGSTYQKLTSPNPRTYIGSGKVSEIKSAIHALDVETVIFDDELSPGQLRNLEKVFGGDVRVCDRTALILDIFNQRAATHEASLQVSLAQMEYQLPRLTKMWTHLERQSGGKVKGMGEKQIEVDKRILRNQIGALKKELESVRKHRQQYRNRRFSVPVPVVALVGYTNAGKSTLLNQLTGADVFAEDKLFATLDPTTRRVQLKNGKEFLLTDTVGFIQKLPTQLVAAFRATLEEISESSLLVHVVDISHPLAEQQINAVDKVLLELDVSSIPRLMVWNKVDKASDPQKIRLEAENRDDVVCISALSGDGLPEFCNAVQEKLKDSMVWVEALVPFENGDLLSTIHQVGMVEKTEHTEQGTYIKAHVPLRFARLLTPMRQMCRSQS, via the exons ATGAGCGCATGCCCTCTCTATGGTTCCATAATCAAGccaccatcatcatcaacaaCCCTATCCCTTCTTCTTCGTAATCCTCCATTATCATGCAACTTCCCCACTCTCATTCTCAGGAACCGAAATTCCATCTTTGCCCTTCACTCATACGACGCCATTTCTACTCAAAACGCCATTCGCTTTGACGTACAAGATTCCACCGCAACTGATTCAGCTGAGGTAGTAGTGGAACCTGCTGAAGCACCTCCATCAG ACAGTGTTGTTGCTGCTGCGAAACCTCAAGAGAAATTAACCAAGCTTCGGAAGAAGAAAGTACTATTTCAAGAAGACGATGACACCATCGACAACCGCTTCAAGCTCCGCAATGGACGAGAG GTATTTGAAGAGAAAGCTTATTTGGTAGGGGTAGAAAGGAAGGGAGATAATGAGGATGTGTTTGGGATAGAAGAATCTCTGAGGGAATTGGAACAGCTAGCTGACACTGCTGGCTTAATGGTTGTTGGCTCTACCTACCAGAA GCTTACTTCTCCAAACCCAAGGACATACATTGGCTCTGGAAAGGTTTCTGAAATTAAGAGTGCAATCCATGCCTTGGACGTTGAAACTGTAATTTTTGATGATGAGCTATCACCTGG GCAATTGCGCAACCTGGAAAAGGTTTTTGGTGGGGACGTGAGAGTTTGTGATCGAACTGCTCTCATCCTTGATATATTTAATCAGCGAGCAGCAACACATGAAGCATCCTTACAg GTTTCATTAGCACAAATGGAATACCAACTACCTCGTCTAACAAAAATGTGGACACATCTTGAGCGTCAATCAGGAGGAAAGGTGAAGGGAATGGGAGAAAAACAAATAGAAGTGGACAAGCGTATTTTGCGAAACCAA ATTGGTGCACTTAAGAAAGAGCTAGAATCTGTTAGGAAACACCGACAGCAGTACCGTAACAGGCGTTTCTCAGTACCTGTGCCGGTGGTAGCCTTG GTTGGGTACACAAATGCTGGAAAGAGTACccttttaaatcaattaactGGGGCAGATGTTTTTGCCGAGGATAAATTATTTGCAACTTTAGATCCAACTACAAGGAGGGTCCAG CTGAAGAATGGAAAGGAGTTTCTCCTAACAGACACTGTTGGTTTTATTCAGAAATTGCCAACTCAACTG GTTGCTGCCTTCAGAGCTACCCTGGAGGAGATATCAGAGTCGTCACTTCTGGTGCATGTAGTTGATATCAG TCATCCCCTGGCAGAGCAACAAATAAATGCTGTTGACAAAGTTCTGTTAGAACTAGATGTATCATCTATTCCAAGATTGATGGTTTGGAACAAG GTTGATAAGGCTAGTGATCCCCAGAAAATCAGGTTAGAAGCTGAAAATAGAGATGATGTTGTATGCATATCTGCATTATCGGGTGATGGCCTACCAGAATTCTGTAACGCAGTTCAAGAAAAATTGAAG GACTCCATGGTGTGGGTTGAAGCTTTGGTACCATTTGAAAATGGAGACCTTCTCAGCACCATACACCAAGTTGGAATGGTTGAGAAAACT GAACACACAGAGCAAGGGACATATATCAAGGCACATGTGCCCCTTCGTTTTGCAAGATTGCTGACACCCATGAGGCAAATGTGTAGATCCCAATCTTAA
- the LOC130933476 gene encoding BEL1-like homeodomain protein 7 isoform X1, with protein MYQNQAFPSGSYEEMLSGNSLLTHHNYGDSVGGGGHNNELKFITSLGESMTMQPLEEHSNAAATGDPSCNSFGDQNIQCQGLSLSLGSVMPSIATSMPHHFQYPQYHNSSFTSLMNAMPNLKGNNGSSLKDDEVRNTECMTPPMSSGGFYNSIKREGLYNNTNHPSMCLSEGQVDPGLHGSAGFSSSTALNSQYLKAAQELLDEIVNVRKALKQPGLEKQQSFRDAGLDGSKDSDGKSNSQSMQVSSGANGSAVNSSTELSPADRQNLLDKKTKLLAMLDEVDKRYRQYCHQMQIVVSSFDMVAGCGAAEPYTALALRTISRHFRCLRDAISGQIQVTQRSLGEQEGIPRLRYVDQQLRQQKALQQLGVMRQAWRPQRGLPESSVSILRAWLFEHFLHPYPKDSEKIMLARQTGLTRNQVANWFINARVRLWKPMVEEMYKEEFGDSEMSCNLLSENSIPKASRDDVQVSDNNKREESQENLAAVDDSVQHGIQSSDYGENLMDSSSSRTSRKLQQCDQRFNMKNTPFSNASTIQINHHNGHDDGNGCLASTHATYDYSALGNFAAVGGHVSLALELRNRESNGLGMSNGDEIHNKRSSNQTLASSSENDLLDYHLTEQEKQQQQQQHKFGNPQQRLLHEFVV; from the exons ATGTATCAGAACCAGGCCTTTCCTTCAGGATCCTATGAAGAAATGTTATCTGGGAATTCCCTATTAACTCATCATAACTATGGCGATTCGGTTGGAGGAGGAGGACACAACAATGAGCTGAAGTTCATCACCTCTCTAGGTGAATCAATGACTATGCAGCCTCTTGAAGAGCATTCCAATGCTGCTGCGACCGGCGATCCATCTTGCAACTCTTTTGGTGATCAAAACATTCAGTGCCAAGGTTTGTCGCTTAGCCTTGGATCGGTTATGCCTTCTATTGCAACATCAATGCCTCATCACTTTCAATACCCGCAGTATCACAACTCTAGCTTCACTTCACTGATGAATGCCATGCCAAACTTAAAGGGAAATAATGGATCATCTCTTAAGGATGATGAGGTGAGAAACACCGAATGCATGACCCCGCCAATGTCTTCCGGAGGATTCTACAACTCTATAAAGAGGGAAGGTTTGTATAACAATACTAATCATCCTTCAATGTGCCTCAGCGAAGGCCAGGTTGATCCAGGCCTACACGGATCGGCTGGTTTTTCCTCCAGTACTGCCTTAAACTCACAATACCTGAAGGCAGCACAGGAGTTGCTTGATGAAATAGTTAATGTTCGAAAGGCTTTGAAGCAACCCGGATTGGAGAAACAACAGAGTTTTCGTGATGCCGGATTAGATGGCTCCAAAGATTCTGATGGAAAATCTAATAGTCAATCTATGCAAGTATCTTCAGGTGCCAATGGTTCTGCTGTAAACTCTTCAACCGAGCTATCGCCGGCAGACCGACAGAATTTGTTGGACAAGAAGACAAAACTTTTGGCTATGTTAGATGAG GTAGATAAAAGATACAGACAGTATTGCCATCAGATGCAAATTGTGGTATCATCATTTGATATGGTTGCCGGGTGTGGAGCTGCCGAACCGTACACTGCGCTTGCATTGCGCACAATTTCACGCCACTTTCGATGTTTGCGCGACGCCATCAGTGGCCAGATTCAAGTGACTCAGAGGAGCCTTGGAGAGCAAGAGGGAATACCTCGGCTCCGCTACGTCGATCAGCAACTAAGGCAACAAAAGGCACTTCAGCAACTTGGTGTGATGAGGCAAGCTTGGAGACCTCAGAGGGGACTTCCTGAGAGCTCTGTTTCTATACTTCGCGCGTGGCTATTCGAGCATTTCCTTCATCC tTATCCAAAGGATTCAGAGAAGATTATGCTGGCAAGGCAAACAGGCTTGACCAGAAACCAG GTGGCAAATTGGTTCATAAATGCAAGGGTGCGGCTATGGAAGCCAATGGTTGAAGAAATGTATAAAGAAGAATTTGGTGACTCTGAGATGAGTTGCAACCTCTTATCTGAAAACAGCATACCAAAAGCTTCAAGAGATGATGTTCAAGTTTCTGATAATAACAAAAGAGAAGAATCACAAGAAAATTTGGCAGCTGTTGATGATAGTGTTCAACATGGTATCCAAAGTAGCGATTATGGTGAAAACCTcatggattcttcttcttcaaggacTAGTAGGAAATTGCAACAATGTGATCAAAGATTTAACATGAAAAACACACCGTTTTCAAATGCTTCTACAATACAAATCAATCACCATAATGGTCATGATGATGGTAATGGTTGCTTAGCTTCTACTCATGCAACATATGATTATTCCGCGTTGGGAAACTTTGCGGCCGTTGGTGGCCATGTGTCCCTTGCGCTCGAGTTGAGGAACCGCGAGAGCAATGGATTAGGCATGTCAAATGGTGATGAGATACACAACAAAAGAAGTAGTAACCAGACTTTGGCTTCTTCATCTGAGAATGATTTGTTGGATTATCATTTGACAGAACAAGAGaagcaacagcaacaacaacaacacaagTTTGGAAATCCACAACAACGGTTGTTACACGAGTTTgttgtttga
- the LOC130933477 gene encoding uncharacterized protein LOC130933477, with protein sequence MATRRNVRYTSLPTDEDDDIRNRNRPFDPRFDYTPKSLEKVPWKSIALALFLLFLGTGLLFLSYFIFTGHMGGDRSQAYGLLALGFLSFLPGFYETRLAYYAWRGAQGYRFSAIPDY encoded by the exons ATGGCAACTAGGCGCAATGTCCGCTACACATCTCTTCCTACAGATGAGGATGATGATATTCGTAATCGGAATAGACCGTTCGATCCTCGATTTGATTATACACCAAAAAGTTTGGAAAAAGTTCCCTGGAAATCCATTGCTCTAGCTCTCTTTCTGTTATTCCTTGGGACAGGACTTTTGTTTCTATCATACTTCATCTTCACTGGTCATATGGGAGGAGATCGTTCTCAAGCTTATGGCCTTTTAGCCCTGGGGTTTCTTAGCTTTCTCCCAG GCTTTTATGAGACTCGACTTGCGTATTATGCATGGCGAGGTGCCCAAGGATACCGCTTTTCTGCCATCCCTGATTATTAG
- the LOC130932571 gene encoding uncharacterized protein LOC130932571 isoform X2 has translation MVVGSTYQKLTSPNPRTYIGSGKVSEIKSAIHALDVETVIFDDELSPGQLRNLEKVFGGDVRVCDRTALILDIFNQRAATHEASLQVSLAQMEYQLPRLTKMWTHLERQSGGKVKGMGEKQIEVDKRILRNQIGALKKELESVRKHRQQYRNRRFSVPVPVVALVGYTNAGKSTLLNQLTGADVFAEDKLFATLDPTTRRVQLKNGKEFLLTDTVGFIQKLPTQLVAAFRATLEEISESSLLVHVVDISHPLAEQQINAVDKVLLELDVSSIPRLMVWNKVDKASDPQKIRLEAENRDDVVCISALSGDGLPEFCNAVQEKLKDSMVWVEALVPFENGDLLSTIHQVGMVEKTEHTEQGTYIKAHVPLRFARLLTPMRQMCRSQS, from the exons ATGGTTGTTGGCTCTACCTACCAGAA GCTTACTTCTCCAAACCCAAGGACATACATTGGCTCTGGAAAGGTTTCTGAAATTAAGAGTGCAATCCATGCCTTGGACGTTGAAACTGTAATTTTTGATGATGAGCTATCACCTGG GCAATTGCGCAACCTGGAAAAGGTTTTTGGTGGGGACGTGAGAGTTTGTGATCGAACTGCTCTCATCCTTGATATATTTAATCAGCGAGCAGCAACACATGAAGCATCCTTACAg GTTTCATTAGCACAAATGGAATACCAACTACCTCGTCTAACAAAAATGTGGACACATCTTGAGCGTCAATCAGGAGGAAAGGTGAAGGGAATGGGAGAAAAACAAATAGAAGTGGACAAGCGTATTTTGCGAAACCAA ATTGGTGCACTTAAGAAAGAGCTAGAATCTGTTAGGAAACACCGACAGCAGTACCGTAACAGGCGTTTCTCAGTACCTGTGCCGGTGGTAGCCTTG GTTGGGTACACAAATGCTGGAAAGAGTACccttttaaatcaattaactGGGGCAGATGTTTTTGCCGAGGATAAATTATTTGCAACTTTAGATCCAACTACAAGGAGGGTCCAG CTGAAGAATGGAAAGGAGTTTCTCCTAACAGACACTGTTGGTTTTATTCAGAAATTGCCAACTCAACTG GTTGCTGCCTTCAGAGCTACCCTGGAGGAGATATCAGAGTCGTCACTTCTGGTGCATGTAGTTGATATCAG TCATCCCCTGGCAGAGCAACAAATAAATGCTGTTGACAAAGTTCTGTTAGAACTAGATGTATCATCTATTCCAAGATTGATGGTTTGGAACAAG GTTGATAAGGCTAGTGATCCCCAGAAAATCAGGTTAGAAGCTGAAAATAGAGATGATGTTGTATGCATATCTGCATTATCGGGTGATGGCCTACCAGAATTCTGTAACGCAGTTCAAGAAAAATTGAAG GACTCCATGGTGTGGGTTGAAGCTTTGGTACCATTTGAAAATGGAGACCTTCTCAGCACCATACACCAAGTTGGAATGGTTGAGAAAACT GAACACACAGAGCAAGGGACATATATCAAGGCACATGTGCCCCTTCGTTTTGCAAGATTGCTGACACCCATGAGGCAAATGTGTAGATCCCAATCTTAA
- the LOC130933476 gene encoding BEL1-like homeodomain protein 7 isoform X2, whose protein sequence is MLSGNSLLTHHNYGDSVGGGGHNNELKFITSLGESMTMQPLEEHSNAAATGDPSCNSFGDQNIQCQGLSLSLGSVMPSIATSMPHHFQYPQYHNSSFTSLMNAMPNLKGNNGSSLKDDEVRNTECMTPPMSSGGFYNSIKREGLYNNTNHPSMCLSEGQVDPGLHGSAGFSSSTALNSQYLKAAQELLDEIVNVRKALKQPGLEKQQSFRDAGLDGSKDSDGKSNSQSMQVSSGANGSAVNSSTELSPADRQNLLDKKTKLLAMLDEVDKRYRQYCHQMQIVVSSFDMVAGCGAAEPYTALALRTISRHFRCLRDAISGQIQVTQRSLGEQEGIPRLRYVDQQLRQQKALQQLGVMRQAWRPQRGLPESSVSILRAWLFEHFLHPYPKDSEKIMLARQTGLTRNQVANWFINARVRLWKPMVEEMYKEEFGDSEMSCNLLSENSIPKASRDDVQVSDNNKREESQENLAAVDDSVQHGIQSSDYGENLMDSSSSRTSRKLQQCDQRFNMKNTPFSNASTIQINHHNGHDDGNGCLASTHATYDYSALGNFAAVGGHVSLALELRNRESNGLGMSNGDEIHNKRSSNQTLASSSENDLLDYHLTEQEKQQQQQQHKFGNPQQRLLHEFVV, encoded by the exons ATGTTATCTGGGAATTCCCTATTAACTCATCATAACTATGGCGATTCGGTTGGAGGAGGAGGACACAACAATGAGCTGAAGTTCATCACCTCTCTAGGTGAATCAATGACTATGCAGCCTCTTGAAGAGCATTCCAATGCTGCTGCGACCGGCGATCCATCTTGCAACTCTTTTGGTGATCAAAACATTCAGTGCCAAGGTTTGTCGCTTAGCCTTGGATCGGTTATGCCTTCTATTGCAACATCAATGCCTCATCACTTTCAATACCCGCAGTATCACAACTCTAGCTTCACTTCACTGATGAATGCCATGCCAAACTTAAAGGGAAATAATGGATCATCTCTTAAGGATGATGAGGTGAGAAACACCGAATGCATGACCCCGCCAATGTCTTCCGGAGGATTCTACAACTCTATAAAGAGGGAAGGTTTGTATAACAATACTAATCATCCTTCAATGTGCCTCAGCGAAGGCCAGGTTGATCCAGGCCTACACGGATCGGCTGGTTTTTCCTCCAGTACTGCCTTAAACTCACAATACCTGAAGGCAGCACAGGAGTTGCTTGATGAAATAGTTAATGTTCGAAAGGCTTTGAAGCAACCCGGATTGGAGAAACAACAGAGTTTTCGTGATGCCGGATTAGATGGCTCCAAAGATTCTGATGGAAAATCTAATAGTCAATCTATGCAAGTATCTTCAGGTGCCAATGGTTCTGCTGTAAACTCTTCAACCGAGCTATCGCCGGCAGACCGACAGAATTTGTTGGACAAGAAGACAAAACTTTTGGCTATGTTAGATGAG GTAGATAAAAGATACAGACAGTATTGCCATCAGATGCAAATTGTGGTATCATCATTTGATATGGTTGCCGGGTGTGGAGCTGCCGAACCGTACACTGCGCTTGCATTGCGCACAATTTCACGCCACTTTCGATGTTTGCGCGACGCCATCAGTGGCCAGATTCAAGTGACTCAGAGGAGCCTTGGAGAGCAAGAGGGAATACCTCGGCTCCGCTACGTCGATCAGCAACTAAGGCAACAAAAGGCACTTCAGCAACTTGGTGTGATGAGGCAAGCTTGGAGACCTCAGAGGGGACTTCCTGAGAGCTCTGTTTCTATACTTCGCGCGTGGCTATTCGAGCATTTCCTTCATCC tTATCCAAAGGATTCAGAGAAGATTATGCTGGCAAGGCAAACAGGCTTGACCAGAAACCAG GTGGCAAATTGGTTCATAAATGCAAGGGTGCGGCTATGGAAGCCAATGGTTGAAGAAATGTATAAAGAAGAATTTGGTGACTCTGAGATGAGTTGCAACCTCTTATCTGAAAACAGCATACCAAAAGCTTCAAGAGATGATGTTCAAGTTTCTGATAATAACAAAAGAGAAGAATCACAAGAAAATTTGGCAGCTGTTGATGATAGTGTTCAACATGGTATCCAAAGTAGCGATTATGGTGAAAACCTcatggattcttcttcttcaaggacTAGTAGGAAATTGCAACAATGTGATCAAAGATTTAACATGAAAAACACACCGTTTTCAAATGCTTCTACAATACAAATCAATCACCATAATGGTCATGATGATGGTAATGGTTGCTTAGCTTCTACTCATGCAACATATGATTATTCCGCGTTGGGAAACTTTGCGGCCGTTGGTGGCCATGTGTCCCTTGCGCTCGAGTTGAGGAACCGCGAGAGCAATGGATTAGGCATGTCAAATGGTGATGAGATACACAACAAAAGAAGTAGTAACCAGACTTTGGCTTCTTCATCTGAGAATGATTTGTTGGATTATCATTTGACAGAACAAGAGaagcaacagcaacaacaacaacacaagTTTGGAAATCCACAACAACGGTTGTTACACGAGTTTgttgtttga